From the Pseudomonas sp. VD-NE ins genome, the window CGGTTTTCACGCCGGAGTAGCTGCTGACTTCGACCCCGGACATGCCAGGCACTTCCACCAGTGCGAATGTTTCGCCGACGGTCTGGCCCATGTTGATTCCACCCGCGTGGGCCACGATCGATCCGGCCGCGCTCAGGTTCTGTGATTCATAACCGCTGCCTCGGCTGTAGCCCAATCCCAGATCACCCATCGCTGTACGGGTACTCAGGCTCAGTGAGCCGGAGCGATCACCTTGCACACTGCGGCCGGTCTGTACGGAATAGTAGGTGTCACTGTCTTCAGTCAGATAACCATTGATCCCGGCTTGCGTACTGGTGCCGGCGTTCTGATGATTGCTGGAAATATAGGCACGAGGCGCGCGAGGTGTCGATCCGAGCGGGAATGAGATCGAAACGCTCAATTGAGTGTCGTGAGTGGTGTCACCGCGTGTGCCGAATTCCTCGGTTTTACTCAAACTTATGTTGTAGTTCAGGTCGCGCCAATTATTGTTGTAACCGGCAGAAAAGCTGCGCGAGCCACCGCGATCCCAATAGCGCTGATCACTGGCATTCAAGTACAGCGAGCCGTACTGGCGCGCTTCGCCCAGGGTCTGGTTGACCGTGAGGTCGGTACGGGTTTTGGCGTTACCTGCGCGCCGCGTAGCGCCGGTGCTGGTGTCCTGAACGTGGTCGGTCAGCGTGCGGTAACCCTCGGTCGAATAACGATAGGCTGCGAGGGTGAAGCTGGTATCGGTGCCGGTGAAGGTTTTTGCATAGAGCGCGCGTACGCTGCTGCCCTGGGTCGTTTTGCCAAATGCCTTGCTGGACGATTGCGTGAGGTCCAGCGACATCGCGCCAATCGAAGTGTTCTTCGCCGCACCAACTGAAAGCGCCTTGAAACCGTTGCTGGCCTGAATGCCGGCAATGCCTGTCAGGTTGCTGGTCAAACCGTAGGCGAAAGTGCCGCCCAGGAAGGCCGGCTTGTCATAGCCTTCGCTGTTGTTGTTGAATTTGCCGCTCGACAGGCTGTACTTCAACTGTCCCTCACGCACCATCGTCGGCAGGGCGGAGAACGCCTGCCGGGTGACCTTGCGCCGACCATCCGCCTCGACAATGGTGATCTCCAGATCGCCATTGGAACCCGATGGATAGATATCACTGATCTCGAACGGCCCCGGCGGCACGTTGGTGGTGTAAAGAATGTAGTTATCCTGGCGGACCTCGATCTTCGCATTGGTTTCAGCCACGCCACGAATGATTGGCGCATAGCCGCGCTCGCTGTCTGCGCGCATGCCCTCATCAGAGGCTACCTTGACGCCTTGATAGCGCACGCTGTCGAACAGGTCTGAGTCGGAAAAGATTTCACCCGCGCTCAGTTGCCCCTTGATCGCCGTGAGGTCGCGCTGGATGAAAGTGCGGTTGCTGACAAACCGATTGGGCCGGCCGGTGGCACTGCTCAGATTGGACTCGTTACGCAAACGCCAGGCACCGAAGTTGATGCCGTTGCGCAGCCCCAGATTATTGGAGATCTGCGTCGAGTAATCGGTTTTGCTGCGGGTGCTGCTCAACTGATAGTTGATGAATCCGGCGGCCACGCCATCGTCCCAAAGCTCTGGGTCAACATAGCCGCGCATGCCGCGTGCCATAGCAACCTGCGGCACGCTGATATTGAGGCGCAGGCGGTTGGCGTCAAAACTGATACTGGCTTGCTCGATCATCGACGCAAGATCGTAGTGATCGGCAGGCCGTTGCTCATCAACCAGACCTTGCTCACGCAGTTTGCGCATGTCCACACCCAGCTGCTGTAACAATTCCAGGGTGATACGTGGCTCGACTTTGCCGTTGAGCGGGTTGGCCGCGAAATCAACGTCGCGACGACCGACCAGCGTGCCGTTGCT encodes:
- a CDS encoding fimbria/pilus outer membrane usher protein, yielding MAICGFAMGAEGPAAVAGEAFNTLFLEGSSAVDLQPLLNANSVLPGRYRVDVFSNGTLVGRRDVDFAANPLNGKVEPRITLELLQQLGVDMRKLREQGLVDEQRPADHYDLASMIEQASISFDANRLRLNISVPQVAMARGMRGYVDPELWDDGVAAGFINYQLSSTRSKTDYSTQISNNLGLRNGINFGAWRLRNESNLSSATGRPNRFVSNRTFIQRDLTAIKGQLSAGEIFSDSDLFDSVRYQGVKVASDEGMRADSERGYAPIIRGVAETNAKIEVRQDNYILYTTNVPPGPFEISDIYPSGSNGDLEITIVEADGRRKVTRQAFSALPTMVREGQLKYSLSSGKFNNNSEGYDKPAFLGGTFAYGLTSNLTGIAGIQASNGFKALSVGAAKNTSIGAMSLDLTQSSSKAFGKTTQGSSVRALYAKTFTGTDTSFTLAAYRYSTEGYRTLTDHVQDTSTGATRRAGNAKTRTDLTVNQTLGEARQYGSLYLNASDQRYWDRGGSRSFSAGYNNNWRDLNYNISLSKTEEFGTRGDTTHDTQLSVSISFPLGSTPRAPRAYISSNHQNAGTSTQAGINGYLTEDSDTYYSVQTGRSVQGDRSGSLSLSTRTAMGDLGLGYSRGSGYESQNLSAAGSIVAHAGGINMGQTVGETFALVEVPGMSGVEVSSYSGVKTGLNGYAVVPNAQPYRVNWVTLDTRNLGAEIELDNATQQLVPRRGSVVLARFEGSKGRRIQFELYDAEGKPLPFGAVLMDADGKQLALSDPTGKALALVTKDQGIITIKWQGKSCPAPYKLPERLKDLNYEHYRLSCSTSVDTSK